In Nitrososphaera sp., the following are encoded in one genomic region:
- the purD gene encoding phosphoribosylamine--glycine ligase, which yields MNSTKSRQTVLIVGSGGREHALGWKFSQSVRVVKTYFAPGNGATSENLPIAQNDLQGLAAFAAKCGEDCLTVVGPEEPLSLGIVDLFRSRHLRILGPTSAAAKLETSKAFSKEFMISAGIPTARAQVFSDKNKAHDYINSLDIPVVVKADGIAAGKGVIVCDDAKQAHDAIDRIMVLREFGSAGDKVIIEERIVGEEASFIALCDGSTLVPLASCQDHKRAFDGDRGPNTGGMGAYSPARILTAELQAVLTKEVMEPALRQMKSRGTPFVGFLYAGIMIDEKSGKPYVLEFNARMGDPECQAIMMRLKSDLFDYADAAAEGCLDDMPALEWKQGTSVCVVMASRGYPGAYDKGKVIHGLDSDFGPGVQVFHAGTLRGPGGELVTNGGRVLGVTATADHAREAIERSYSAVRKISWGDNDHYYRTDIGHRASL from the coding sequence TTGAATAGCACAAAGAGCAGGCAGACGGTTCTAATCGTAGGTTCCGGAGGGCGAGAGCATGCTCTTGGTTGGAAGTTTTCTCAGAGCGTCAGGGTGGTCAAGACATATTTTGCGCCCGGAAACGGCGCCACCTCTGAAAACTTGCCCATCGCGCAGAACGACTTGCAGGGGCTTGCCGCATTTGCAGCGAAGTGCGGCGAAGACTGTCTGACCGTGGTGGGACCCGAAGAACCACTCTCGCTTGGAATAGTCGACCTTTTTCGCTCAAGGCACCTCCGAATCCTGGGCCCAACCTCCGCTGCAGCAAAGCTCGAGACTAGCAAGGCTTTTTCAAAGGAGTTCATGATTTCAGCGGGGATTCCGACCGCCAGGGCACAGGTCTTTTCAGACAAGAACAAGGCCCATGATTACATAAATTCGCTTGACATTCCAGTGGTGGTAAAGGCAGACGGAATAGCTGCTGGGAAAGGAGTAATCGTTTGTGACGACGCGAAACAGGCCCATGATGCAATCGACAGGATAATGGTTTTGAGGGAATTTGGAAGCGCTGGCGACAAAGTAATAATCGAGGAGCGGATTGTTGGCGAGGAAGCCTCGTTTATTGCCCTGTGCGACGGATCCACTCTTGTCCCCCTTGCTTCCTGTCAAGACCACAAGAGAGCCTTTGACGGCGACAGGGGTCCGAATACAGGCGGAATGGGCGCGTATTCTCCAGCACGCATACTGACGGCTGAGCTGCAGGCAGTACTGACAAAAGAAGTGATGGAACCTGCTCTCAGGCAAATGAAGTCCAGGGGAACGCCGTTTGTGGGCTTTCTTTACGCCGGCATAATGATAGACGAAAAATCGGGGAAGCCATACGTACTCGAGTTCAACGCAAGGATGGGCGATCCAGAATGCCAGGCCATAATGATGCGTCTAAAGTCCGACCTCTTCGACTATGCCGACGCCGCTGCCGAAGGATGTCTGGACGATATGCCCGCGCTTGAATGGAAGCAGGGGACATCTGTTTGCGTAGTTATGGCTTCGAGGGGATATCCCGGTGCCTACGATAAAGGAAAGGTAATTCACGGTCTCGATTCAGATTTTGGGCCCGGTGTACAGGTTTTCCATGCAGGCACGCTGCGGGGACCGGGGGGCGAATTGGTTACCAATGGCGGAAGGGTGCTAGGGGTCACTGCGACGGCAGACCATGCAAGGGAAGCAATCGAGAGGTCTTACTCGGCGGTCAGAAAGATAAGCTGGGGCGACAACGATCACTACTATCGTACGGATATCGGACACAGAGCGAGTCTGTAA
- a CDS encoding bifunctional 5,10-methylenetetrahydrofolate dehydrogenase/5,10-methenyltetrahydrofolate cyclohydrolase has translation MGAQLIDGLAVSADVKSRVKRAASELQGLGTKPCLATVLVGDDPASATYVNSKQKTAGDLGIATRDHRLGASFKQHELIELVTLLNNDPEIHGILVQLPLPKHIEEFSIVNAISPAKDVDGLTPYNQGMLQNGRAMLKPCTPSGIMELLDYYKIDPSTMDAVIVNRSNLVGKPVALMLLERNATVTVCHSRTKDLRQKLSNADLIITAVGDRNRFVLTGEMVKSGAVVIDVGTSRHQGKLAGDVDFESVREKASWLTPVPGGVGPMTIAMLMKNTVTAASFASAAKIESNEI, from the coding sequence ATGGGTGCGCAGCTCATTGACGGATTGGCAGTCTCGGCCGATGTCAAGTCAAGAGTGAAAAGAGCGGCTAGTGAACTTCAGGGATTGGGGACTAAACCCTGCCTTGCCACGGTGCTGGTTGGCGACGATCCGGCCTCCGCGACTTATGTAAACAGCAAGCAAAAGACGGCAGGTGATCTGGGTATTGCAACTCGCGATCACAGACTCGGTGCGTCCTTCAAGCAGCACGAGCTCATTGAATTGGTCACCCTGCTGAACAACGATCCCGAGATCCACGGAATACTCGTCCAGCTTCCGCTCCCAAAGCACATTGAGGAATTTTCGATAGTGAATGCAATATCCCCTGCCAAAGATGTCGACGGCCTTACGCCGTATAATCAGGGCATGCTCCAGAATGGCCGAGCGATGCTCAAACCATGCACTCCTTCAGGGATCATGGAACTTCTTGATTACTACAAAATCGATCCCAGTACTATGGACGCTGTGATAGTGAATAGGAGCAACCTGGTTGGCAAGCCTGTAGCCCTCATGCTTCTCGAGCGTAACGCAACCGTAACTGTTTGTCATTCACGCACCAAGGACTTGCGTCAGAAACTCAGCAACGCGGACTTGATAATAACGGCAGTGGGCGACAGAAACAGGTTTGTACTCACCGGCGAGATGGTAAAAAGCGGCGCAGTTGTCATCGATGTCGGGACTTCAAGACACCAGGGCAAACTGGCAGGCGATGTTGATTTTGAGTCAGTCAGAGAGAAGGCATCATGGCTGACTCCTGTGCCAGGAGGAGTAGGGCCGATGACAATTGCAATGCTGATGAAAAACACCGTCACCGCAGCCTCCTTTGCCAGTGCGGCCAAAATAGAGTCCAACGAGATTTGA
- a CDS encoding 5-formyltetrahydrofolate cyclo-ligase, whose translation MSSGPGVGNGPPGENDRLDSTAKEKAAVRQKMRRLRENLTREDVERKSLLVQQLVVQCEEFLYAESVGAYYPLNGETQTLKVIEQALRNDKAVFLPRVIDDRLQFFEVSDLGGLELGKFNIPEPPKTANAAHNLDILLVPGLAFDLRGHRLGYGKGFYDRFLKKFEGFSVGLGYEFQLVERLPTEAFDIRLSALVAGQTLLRFK comes from the coding sequence TTGAGCAGCGGCCCTGGCGTAGGGAACGGCCCTCCTGGAGAAAATGACAGGCTGGACTCAACCGCAAAAGAAAAGGCTGCCGTGCGGCAGAAAATGCGGCGACTGCGAGAGAATCTAACTCGAGAAGATGTTGAACGCAAAAGCCTTCTGGTTCAGCAATTGGTAGTTCAGTGCGAAGAGTTCCTCTATGCAGAATCAGTCGGAGCTTACTATCCACTTAACGGCGAGACCCAGACTCTAAAGGTAATTGAACAAGCACTCAGAAATGACAAGGCCGTCTTTCTGCCAAGAGTAATCGATGATAGACTTCAATTCTTTGAGGTTTCAGATCTCGGCGGCCTTGAGCTGGGAAAATTCAATATCCCGGAACCGCCAAAAACAGCAAACGCTGCTCACAATCTGGATATTCTGCTGGTGCCGGGGCTTGCGTTCGACTTGAGGGGCCACAGGCTAGGATATGGGAAAGGATTTTACGACAGATTTCTGAAGAAATTTGAAGGCTTTTCTGTAGGCCTGGGATACGAGTTTCAACTTGTTGAAAGACTGCCGACGGAAGCATTTGACATCCGGCTAAGCGCCCTTGTTGCTGGCCAGACTTTGCTGCGCTTCAAGTAG